From the Lathyrus oleraceus cultivar Zhongwan6 chromosome 4, CAAS_Psat_ZW6_1.0, whole genome shotgun sequence genome, one window contains:
- the LOC127075023 gene encoding 26S proteasome regulatory subunit 6B homolog: MGSSAMVLDPKPVSEPPPSLLSSKSDYLYGGDSASDEDDLYSRLKSLQRQLEFIDIQEEYVKDEQKNLKRELLRAQEEVKRIQSVPLVIGQFMEMVDQNNGIVGSTTGSNYYVRILSTINRELLKPSASVALHRHSNALVDVLPPEADSSISLLSQSEKPDVSYNDIGGCDIQKQEIREAVELPLTHHDLYKQIGIDPPRGVLLYGPPGTGKTMLAKAVANHTTAAFIRVVGSEFVQKYLGEGPRMVRDVFRLAKENAPAIIFIDEVDAIATARFDAQTGADREVQRILMELLNQMDGFDQTVNVKVIMATNRADTLDPALLRPGRLDRKIEFPLPDRRQKRLVFQVCTAKMNLSDEVDLEDYVSRPDKISAAEISAICQEAGMHAVRKNRYVILPKDFEKGYRTNVKKPDTDFEFYK, encoded by the exons ATGGGATCCTCCGCGATGGTTTTAGACCCAAAACCCGTCTCAGAACCGCCGCCTTCTCTTCTATCATCAAAATCCGATTACCTTTACGGTGGCGACTCAGCCTCCGATGAAGATGACCTCTACAGCCGCCTCAAATCTCTGCAGCGACAACTAGAGTTCATCGACATCCAAGAGGAGTATGTAAAAGATGAACAGAAGAATCTAAAGCGCGAGCTTCTTAGGGCTCAGGAAGAAGTTAAGAGGATTCAATCTGTTCCACTCGTTATCGGTCAGTTCATGGAGATGGTTGATCAGAACAACGGTATTGTTGGATCAACTACTGGATCCAACTACTATGTCAGGATTCTCAGTACTATCAACCGTGAGCTTCTCAAGCCTTCTGCTTCGGTTGCTCTTCACCGACATTCCAATGCACTTGTTGATGTTCTTCCGCCGGAGGCTGATTCTAGTATCTCGCTCCTTAGCCAGTCTGAGAAGCCTGATGTTTCTTACAAT GATATTGGAGGATGTGATATCCAAAAGCAGGAAATTCGCGAGGCTGTGGAGTTACCTCTCACACATCACGATTTATACAAGCAAATTGGTATTGATCCTCCTCGAGGTGTTTTACTATATGGCCCCCCTGGAACCGGTAAAACAATGCTTGCCAAAGCTGTTGCTAATCATACCACTGCCGCCTTTATCAGGGTTGTGGGCTCTGAGTTTGTGCAGAAGTATCTTGGCGAG GGTCCAAGAATGGTTCGTGATGTATTTCGTCTCGCAAAAGAAAATGCCCCTGCAATTATATTTATTGATGAGGTTGATGCAATAGCTACTGCTAGGTTTGATGCCCAAACTGGAGCTGATAGAGAAGTACAACGTATCCTCATGGAACTTTTGAATCAG ATGGATGGTTTTGACCAGACAGTGAATGTCAAAGTCATAATGGCAACCAATCGAGCAGACACTTTGGATCCCGCCCTCTTGCGTCCTGGAAGACTTGATCGGAAAATCGAGTTCCCCTTGCCCGATAGACGCCAAAAGAGGCTTGTATTTCAG GTTTGCACAGCAAAAATGAATTTGAGTGATGAGGTGGACCTGGAGGATTATGTTTCCCGTCCTGACAAAATTAGTGCTGCCGAG ATATCTGCTATTTGTCAAGAAGCGGGGATGCATGCTGTTCGTAAGAATAGATATGTCATACTGCCAAAGGACTTCGAGAAGGGTTATAGGACCAACGTGAAGAAACCTGATACCGACTTTGAATTTTACAAGTGA
- the LOC127075024 gene encoding inositol-tetrakisphosphate 1-kinase 1, with translation MADKKSGVIGYALAPKKQNSFIRDSLLTLAKSRGIELVRVDSDRSLADQGPFDCILHKLYGDDWKRQLQEFQTRNPNAVILDAPEAIERLHNRISMLQVVSELRVDDRTETFGIPKQIVIYDKETLSDGQAWESLKFPVIAKPLVADGSAKSHKMALVFSHGALNKLKPPIVLQEFVNHGGVIFKVYVVGGRVRCVKRKSLPDVSEEKVLGVTEDLLSFSQISNLANRDSVNDDEKFYKMMSLDDTTEMPPQAFIVDIASGLRKAMKLNLFNFDVIRDSRYGNRYLIIDINYFPGYAKMPGYERVLTDFFCDLIHKKDVDDKNVEETEVRTDGDKSNVEVLTGEIDKS, from the coding sequence ATGGCTGACAAGAAATCCGGCGTCATCGGTTACGCATTAGCCCCCAAGAAACAGAACAGCTTCATCCGCGACTCACTCCTAACTCTCGCGAAATCACGCGGAATCGAACTCGTCCGAGTCGACTCAGACCGTTCTTTAGCAGATCAAGGTCCGTTCGATTGCATCCTCCACAAACTCTACGGCGACGACTGGAAACGCCAGCTTCAAGAATTTCAAACAAGAAACCCTAATGCAGTGATTCTTGACGCTCCCGAAGCGATTGAGAGGCTTCACAACAGAATTTCAATGCTTCAGGTTGTTTCCGAGCTTAGGGTTGACGACCGAACCGAGACGTTCGGGATCCCGAAGCAGATTGTCATTTACGATAAAGAAACTCTCTCTGACGGCCAGGCTTGGGAGAGTTTGAAGTTTCCGGTGATAGCCAAACCGCTTGTTGCTGATGGTAGTGCCAAGTCGCATAAAATGGCTTTGGTTTTTAGCCACGGCGCGCTGAATAAGCTGAAGCCTCCGATTGTTTTGCAAGAGTTTGTTAACCATGGTGGCGTGATTTTCAAAGTGTATGTTGTTGGAGGGCGCGTTCGTTGTGTGAAGAGGAAGTCTCTCCCGGATGTTTCCGAGGAGAAGGTTTTGGGCGTTACCGAGGATTTGTTGTCGTTTTCGCAGATTTCGAATCTGGCTAATCGGGATAGTGTGAATGATGATGAGAAGTTTTATAAGATGATGAGTTTGGATGATACTACTGAGATGCCACCACAGGCTTTTATTGTAGATATTGCAAGTGGATTGAGGAAGGCTATGAAGCTGAATCTGTTCAACTTCGATGTGATTCGCGATTCTAGATATGGAAATAGGTATCTTATTATTGATATCAATTACTTTCCCGGGTATGCTAAAATGCCGGGTTATGAAAGAGTTTTAACTGATTTTTTCTGTGATTTAATACACAAGAAGGATGTTGATGATAAAAATGTGGAAGAGACTGAGGTTAGAACTGATGGTGATAAGAGCAATGTTGAGGTTTTAACCGGTGAAATAGATAAGTCTTAA